From the Papaver somniferum cultivar HN1 chromosome 2, ASM357369v1, whole genome shotgun sequence genome, the window CCTGTCTCAGACCTCTTTTAGGCTGGAAGAAACCAGTGGGGCTACCATTTAGGAGAACAGAATAAGAAACAGTAGACACACATTGATTGATTAGCTTAATCCAATGGGTGGACATGcccattttttttatcaaaacacTCTCAAGACAAGACCATTCCAATTTATCATAAGCCTTAGAAATGTCTAATTTTATGGCAGCAATACCCTCAACTTTGTCATTATGGTTGACAGCATATAGAGCTTCATTTGCCAGAAGGATATTATTagaaatactcctcttaggaatgaaagcactttgattttgggatataattttgttcataaaaaGTTTTAGTCTATTGGCTAAAGTTTTAGAAAGAATTTTATAGATAATATTACAAAGACCTAGAGGTTTATACTGGGAAACAAGCTCAACTAGAGGAACTTTAGAAATCAGAGAAATATTAGTATGGTTAAAAACCTTAGCAATATTCCCTGTTCTAAAGCAGGTTTGAGTCATATCAATGACATCTTCACTTATGATGTCCCAGTTTTTTTTGATAGAAAAGGCATGTAAAACCATCAGGACCTGgagcttcccccccccccccccatttggAAAACCGCATTTTTGATCTCTTCAGCAGCAAGATGAAGACTTAAAAGAGCATTATCTTCAACAGTAAACTTTATGGAGAGGTCAGCCAGAATTTCATCCTGAAATTGTTGGGGTTGGGAAGAATACAAGTTTTTGAAGTACTTTATGAAGGAATTaccaatactatctctatcagttagaatagtattaGAGGCATCCTTTATCCAACTTATGGAATTTCTCTTTTTCCTAAAGAGGGTGACCCTATGGAAATAGGGTGAATTTCTATCACTTCTAAGATCCAAACCTATCTGGACTTATCCTTCCAGTATAGTTCTTCTAGATTGTAGAGATATTCCAATATAGCTTTCATTCTGGAAGTTAAAGTAGTTTCAGTTGGATTATTGCATTGGAGGTCAGCCAAATCCTTCCTGATGGTAGatatattagtttgaatattaccaaaggaAGTTGTGTTCCAATCTCTAAGACCTTTTTTTGTACTTAAAAGCTTACCTTTTAGTTTATAGGCAGGAGATCCTACCACATTAATAGACCAAGAATTAGCAATGATATCTCTACAAGTAGGATCTTCCATCCACATTGCCATAAAATGAAAGGGTTTAGGCATACAAATATCCTCATAATTGAAACCAATATGCATAGGACAATGGTCAGAAGAATCTCTAGCCAAATTATTGACACACAATTTGGGGCAAAGGTCTTCAGCAATTTGATTGATAAAACATCTATCTAATCTCTCAAGAATCAAATCAGAACCTTGTTTCATGTTGTACCAAGTGAATCTAGGGCCTGAGAAGCCAGGATCATGTAGATTAAACACAAAACAGATATCTCTAAGATTTAAAAATAAGAATCATCAACCTCCAGACctccatttttatcttcaatacCTAAGAGAACATTAAAGTCTCCTATAAAGAACACATGTTCATCTAAAGGAACGGTGGACTGTTGGCATTGTTGATCCCAAAAAGCCTGTCTTAAGCTACTATTTGGTTCACCATACATGAAATGAATGTGACAAGTTTTAGTGTGAATAATGTCTGTAGATGTGACATGGATAACCCTCAAGCTAGATGAAATAATGTTAAGATTAATTTCTTTTTTCCAAGCCAAGACCAAACCACCACTCCTACCAATACTGGATACATTAAACGTGCATGGGAAACCCATATTTTTTAACTTCCTAGCAGCCAGatctttgttcatttttttttcagaTAGAAAAATAATGTCAGGATTGACATTTTTGCATAACAAACTAAGTTCCTTGTTGGCAGATTTTTTTCCTAAACCTCTTATGTTCCAGGCTATAAGATTAACATTGTTAACAGGGGATTGATTTATTGGGTTAACAGAAACAGGATCAATTAAAGGGGGGAGGGGGTAGAATTTACCTGAGTGGTAGAGTCAGATCCACCACCAAGAGAggcactggtatcatcaccactTTGAGAAGCAGTTTGGGAGGAATCGAGACTATAAGTAGCAGCATTGAGAAGAGAATTATTGCGGACAACATTGTTGTTTGGGGAGTTGTCAACAGGTACATTGTAGTTCCCAAATGAATTAAACACTAGTTGGGTATTGAGAGAACAGGTAGAAAGGTCAATGGCTGGTAAATCCCCCAATTTGGTATTTGGAGGACACAATTTGGCATAATCAGGTTCAGTAGTGACATGTTCTTCAGGGATATCCACTATGCTATCCAAACTAGAATTATCTCTTGTACATTTCCTCAAATCAGCCATAAGATTAATCTttcttttgaggtttgctagagcaTCTTGTTCAATTGAGTTAAATGCTCCTCTAGTGATGATTAGGTTGGTATTTGGAACAACAGCGGTCTTGAACCTTCTTGAAGAATTGGTAGTACGAATCGAACCACTAGGGGTTGGATCGAAACCAGAAATAGAAGCTTCAACAGTAACATTTTGAGTGGTGACCTGTTTGAGAATGATTGGTAACACATTCTCCAGTTGAGTCGATTGTTGTTGAACATGACCAACATCAAAGATCTTCAGAGTAGTGGATCTGTTTACAAAAGGACTCATCTGAAAAGTGTTTGATAAGCCCTTCTGAATAGTATTTTCCATTCTTTGATCAATATCCTTTGCTTTTTCTTTGTTGCACATTTCAAGAGTAGGAGATTCAATTTGTGTTTCTGGTACCGTCTCATTTTGTTGCATGATGGTATCTATAATGGCAGTAGAGGAAGTGTCTACTTGCTTGGTTATCGTCGTAGGAGGCATCATTAGCCTTGAGACAGCTGGGAGAACATACTTTCTACTAGAAGCAtcaatttctttgatttttttcttctataattTCCAAGCAGGACAGTTTTTATCTTTATGATCAAGGATGCGACAAAAGGTGCAGAAATATCTTGGAACTATGATGTGTCTACATTCAATCAGGAATGGTTGAGTTCTACCACTTGTAAAGAGAGGGATAcctgttggtaaagctttctgtACTGGGATTCTAATGCACACTTTAACATTCTTCATTAGAGGGTGTTTAACAAAAGGATTTTGAGCTTCGATGAGCTCCTCCATGTTGAGAGTAAGTTTCTGAAGATCCTCAAATTACGTGCATTCGTTTGGGATGTTGCACAAAATGAACCACAACTTTTTTTCATCAAACAAGAGTTGATGGTTAGCATGCCATCCTTGAACCGGTACCACTTTTAACACCATTAGGTATCCACAGACGAACCAAGGTTTCTGGGAATTGATTCTGTTGAAGTCCTCTTATGATAGGTAATGAATAAGAACTTTGTTTCGCTGGCCACTAAAGGTGGTGATAGTAGGATGTTGATCTAAAGGACAATTATTGCATATGTAAAAACGGATTGAAGAAGTTGGAATCAAAGTTTCACAACATACATATCTCGCCATACACCATTTCCAGTTACTATCAGCTTCAGCTAGAATAACTTTTTGTTAATGAAAACTGGTTTGGCAAGTTTAGATGGTAAAGTTAATTTCTCAGCCATTTGAGCAGAAAGGGTTTGAATATCTTGGTCCAAGTTTTGAgtattttctgttgagtttggggtTTCCATCAGGTAAGAGATATAGATATATACGAATATAGTTTTATTGAGATCAGTGTTCCAAGTAACAATTATAAAATACAGTTGTAGAGAAAAGAATCTCTTGTTGGTACTGTATTGATATTGATCACAGATAATATGAGCGAAGGAAAGGCATAAGGTGTTTATTTGTTTATGTATTTGAACCTTAAAAAGGGAATGAAAAGGCTGTTGACCATTATCTGGTAAGGTTTCAGgagaaaattggtgtaaggtAGTTGTTGGTGTACTGCAAAGACTGTTTTGAGGTGGAGATTTATCATATGGTATGTCACTTTCATATCCTTGCTTTTTGGACGCCAACAGATTTGAGATGTTCATGTGAGTTCGATGATAAGAAATCCAAGTGATGACAAACCCAATAATACATTGTTGGATTTTTCTGGGGTAGAGGAGGGTGGTGAGGTCTAATATAGTATGTGGTAGGTGGATAATTAATGGTTTTGTCTTTTATTAGATGGACATAGGTATGGCAGTACAAACTTCCAAAGGTAATAATGGAAGTGGGGAAGTAGAATGGATAGTAAAGATGGgaatggggggggggggatttAGGTTGAAGTTGATGGATCTGAAGGGTTTGTTGTGGTTCAATATATGGCATAGAATTGGTTTAGGACTAGTAACCCATCTGGCAGACATGCCCCAGACCGCAATGGTGCCTCTCAACTGATACTGCATTCTTCTAATCTGCATAAACATAAAGTCTTAATTAGACCCCAAATATGCATATCAATGTTAGATGACCTACCAGATACTCCCTAAATAGTAGTTCCATAAGAATTAATGATAAAGGAtggaattaggtgttgaaaatatggTTGTATAGGGTAATTATGGTCTATAGGGATTAAACCATACACATGGCCTTGAATAGGCGTGGTAAACAAAGCGACATGATGCTTAACCGAGTGCCATAAATGGCAATGAATATGCATTATGGGTTCTTTAAAAGGGGTTTTGTGGGAAGAATTAGTATAttcagagaatttttttttttgtttatatcAGAAGAGGAAAGAATTAGGAAAAATCTAATAGGTTTAAGAGATGGCTGATCAAGGCAATGAAAAGGTTCAAAACAATGGTGCTGCCAATAATCCTGAAAATCCCCCTTCTTCAAATGCTTTTGAACAAGCGAAGAATCTTGTTTCAACAATGAGTACCAGTGATCTTCAGAGTTTGAGAGATCACATTCAAGCGGAGATAGATCGTCGTAGTCGAGAATTATCCCGTCAacgagaagaggaagaacagaggCGTCAGATGCAGGAGGAGAAATATGAATGCAAATTTGATGCATGAAAGCCAAAATTCCTGGATTATGATCAGCGGAAGGAGGAAGAGTGGGAGGAGAAGCATTCGGAGTGCAAAAGGTATGGGAGTGCAACATATGAGGATTCTGAAGCTTCAGGAGATGATATGGAATATGGGGTGGAGGAGGCGAATACCAGTGATCTGGATTTAGATGCTACAACGGATAAGGCAAGGATGAATGAGTATCATGACAGGAGGTTAAGAAGCAGATTTGATTTCGAACTAGCCAATCCAAAAATTTATGCCAGAACCATGCGAGAAAGGGAGAGTAGCATTGACAGTGAAGAGACCCTGGAAGATGAATCCGATGAAGATCAGGATGGAAGTGATGCTGATGATGTTGAGAGTACTCCTTCATCTGATAACACATCTCCTGCATCTTCTGAAAGTGCTGATGAGTGGTTCTGAGAAGAGGAGGATTGGGACTCTGACGAAGATGACTATTAGTCATCTCTTCACGGGTATTGGAATTAGCCGAATCTTCAGAATTTGAGCATATCTTGAAGATGGTCAACAAGTTTTTTGCACAATGGTAATTCCAATACTCTCTCATATTCCTCTTAATCTTCCTGCAAGTGGTGGTAGTAGTCTGTAAAgtggtttttctttcttttcgggTGTTGTTTGTTTTCCTTTGAAAATACAGTCGTTGTGAATATGAAGAAGTATCAAGGGTATTTTCCTGGTAGGTTCTAGGTTTCTGAAGTTTGTAAGAATGGTTGTGAATGTAGTGCAATTGGTAGTGACAAGCAGTACACAAGTATGAAGAATTCAGTTTGGTGTGTCTTTTTGTTAATTCAAAGTTGTAATGTTTGGACTGGTTATTTTGGTTATTTTGAACTTTAAATATGTAATGATTTGAATGGGTATGTAAGTTTTTCAACTTGGTATTGATGGGGTTGTAATGAACTTCAGCAGTGCTGATTTTGTTTAGTAACGAGAAGATGGAATGAAACAACTTGGTTTTAGTCGGAAAATTTTTCTTGGTGATGTTTTTTGAGATTATGAGGTTACAAATATTGCATATGAACTTGTAAATGCAGAGAATGCTAGTAATGAAAACACAAGTAAGGATTGAGTGAAAGGGATTAGGGCTTTGGGTTCTCAGGAAAGAAATTGTTTGACACATTCAGGGAAGAACTAAAACGCGCACGTCAGGATGACTTTGCAGACACTCTCTCTCCTACTGATCAGCTAAAATCATTCTTTGTTACTAATTCCCTAAGAACCTTGATTCCATTTGTTATCTTtacaatttgatttttttttgtgtggaaAGAAAACCAATATCAGACTGCAAGATGGCGTGATTGACTACCGTCAGTAATATTTACTcttaaaaatttattttaaaattaGATGATGTACTTCCCATTACACGTTGTTCACTGTTTATATTCATCCTTGGAACTTCCCATTACACAAGATACATACCTAAGGTGATGATTTGAATTATGATTATATGGTCCTTGAACCAAGTTTGTGGCGGTTTAACCAGACTTCAGTGTTGACTCTTAATAGGTATCTAAAACATCTTGatttttatctattgtttatgatttctttgccaaattttattatacattatgtattttatgtttaattttgagttttaagtactttggagcaaaagaagaagaaacgtcgcttaaaagggctAAAGTCTCATTTCATGTGCGAATGTTGTTGGAGGCgatttatttctcattatttacttatatttcttcatctctatctgaaaagtatgtcggcatTAGTGATGCAAGTTATGTATGAAAGCATGGCAGCTTTAATGatgtataaaattgaagaaaataagtgaatctgagaggtaagagatggtttctagagaaaagtactaaaggcacccaggagTTTTCACTATATACAGCCCACAAGTTATCTTTGTACCCCATAAATTGATATTTGCACCCCAGAAATTGCTAAACGtaacccaaattgctaaagggacaccgttgTTGGATAATGGGGGCGTCATCTTTtccatttgaatttcaaattctggcgggaaaactggttttCAATGGCAGCAGATTAAGGTTCGTGATTTGGACAAGTTTTAATGAGACTAAAGCTctgaaattaaatgggtttgttccaaAAAACTAAACATGGCTGGTAATGGTCTTTGTTTTGACCATAATTGGCAAGATAATCGGAAAAAGATGAATCAAAGCTCacggattttggcgggaaatttttgtTCTTCACGGCAGAATTAGGGTTAGAATTTTGGGAGGTTTTGGAGGAGATTCACTCGCCAGATTTTATTGGGATGGAACTTTTGGAACTAAACAACACTGGTATGTCCATCAGAACCGGTTAACTTGGGCTAGAACGTCGAATTATAGAAAACAAGGGAAGAAATATCCAGGGTCTCTGTTGGTTTGAGTTTGAGAAGTTTGGGAGATTTTCAATGGATTTGGTATAGGGTAATGTTCTTACCATATACAAGATATCCAGTGACGTGTTTGAGAACTTAAAAGCGGAACCAAATCTTTTAATATTCGGTAGTTACCGGAAACAAGGAATTGGATAAAACAGGGATGGTTTGGCCGTATTTTTGTAAGTACGTAGGGAAAAAGGatagaaaatatcttcttttcaTATTTATTGACGGACAAGGAAGACTGAGAATCCATAAGGAAACTCTAGATGCGTAAAAGAAGTAAATAAGAGAAAGTCTGAGACTTTCTGGGAAAGAAAAGACAGATTTTTACGTCCATGTGGTGTCTATAAAGGCTGGAGGAAATCACAAGAGGGTTATATAGAGTTATACGGAGAGACTGAGACTAAATAGAGAGCTATCGTTTATCAAAGACAGAAGGCATATATCATACTCAGTTCTGTAGCAAAAGATCTTTAACAACTGAGAAATCCGAGCAGTTTTTCTTGTTGAACACCTTTAGCGACTAAAAATCGTTGTAAGCAAACTTcgttatttttaatacaatgattaatcaatTTTTCTCTACTTCTCAACTTATGAGTAGCTAAgtttattttctagggttttcgagGAAACTATTTTTAATGGGTAATATTTAGTATTTAAATTCTTTGACATATTTACTCCATATTTTTGCTTTCAATTGTCTAAAAATATTCTCTTCTTTGTATGCTTCGTAAAAACTGTTTTGGGTAGTTTGAGCtgccgatcttttataagcgaaggaaaaatAGTCCTTAGAATAGTGATGAGAGTCTTAAAAAAAACTTATACcgttatatcttccaaagcatgatATTGAGTTCGAAATGTTTTGAGTAAATTAGGAGTATTAtgtcaaagttttaattattgagtttacaaacattagaagtagtggaatccaaatcCCTAGACTCGTCTATCCTTGGTAACCAAAAATCAGTTTTAATTAGcttgtcttagtattttcttttattaatcaaaaaccaaatcttcataaaaatccgagcaacgaatctttcttaccacttgtaaaaactacatcagtttttggcacCACCGACGCAGACTTGCCTTTAGgttagattttgattttgattttgattttgagtttattttattcttttactatttttttatcttattttattttctttaattttactttgggtatttttcttatttttattgtgcAGGTAATATTCTACATTTATTGTGGAGTTGCCTACCAAAAGAGGTAAGTAataaaaccctttttttttctatttccttttgtatatatttcttttataaaaaaattaaaaaatacacgttgcacacaccaattgcatcgtcagatTACCGAATTTAGGAAACCTGTGGAAAAGTACgttgaacccgtgccttgggccttatgggagttaccagccgaaattccgcaagcctcagcctcgtacctttaGGTATATTTTTTTGAGGTATCCCAAGCTTACCTAATTTAGTAAACCCTGCATTTGCATTtgcatttgcatgtgcatgaTTTTCTTGCTTCAATAGTATTATTGCTTGTGTATGCGACCTTGGAAACTGGTAGGAGATAGACTTGAGGAAAACGATCTTTTTAATTTGACTCTGACCGTTACACCGATTTAGGTGGTACTTCTGTTTTTGCcgaaatggttaatgaaaatgatgaaaaggatgcTGAGGTCCTAGTAAAAACCCTTAGGGACCGTTTGAACCCGTCTAGAGTGAAACGTGAACCTGGGGTTGTTTTACCGGACACTACCATTAAGTTTGATATTAAACCTGAGACATTTAGCATGCTTCGAAAATTTAGGGGTatagagaatgaaaacccgtatatGCACGtaagagactttgaaatgatCTGTGATACGATGAGTTATCCAAATGTCTCTAAGGATGTGGTTGGGTTGCGTTTGTTTCCTTTTTACCTAGAAGAGAGAGCCGGTGAGTGGTATCATATCATTCCTTCTAAAAAAATCACTACCTGGGATGGACTTGTCGGGGTTTTCGTTAAGAAATTATACCCATACCACAAGACTGTTGCTGTTAggcagtctatccaaacctttaagcaaAAATTAGGTGAACACCTACACgattatgtagaaaggtttaaTGAGTTGTTATACCAATGCTCACATCATGGCTTTGATAAATCCCACATGGCCCAAATCTTATATGAGGTccttgatagtgaaacccgaATGCAGGTAGAAATaattagtggtggagaatttacccatcaatACCCGGATGAAGTTTTTGACGAGTTCATAGAGTTAGCTGAAAAGACTCGTCAATGGGATTCAATGAGAGAGCCCGAAATAACTAGGAACCCTATCCATAGGGTCAATAGAGTTGATAATGGGTCTGATAtccttaggcgtctagaggccttagagaTGAACCATGGGTCTAACCAGACTATGAGTTGTCCAGAACCTATCCATGTACCATTTGCGGTGTTCAAAGTCATATCGGACCTCACTGTCCCCTGTTTTACCCTAGTGAAACTCCCCGTGACCAGGTTAATGTCCTACATGGTGATATGAACTCTAAATATGAGGGTCAAtccaagtttgacccatactctaaTACCTATAACTCTGGTTGGAGACATAACccgaatttctcttggtctagAGGTACCCATCAGGGTGGCCCATCTAGCAACCCACCACTAGGTTTtcataggaaccaaactcaaGTACAAAAACCGAGCCCAGTTGAGCAGAAGGTGTTGTCTCTA encodes:
- the LOC113350661 gene encoding outer spore wall assembly protein SHE10-like; protein product: MADQGNEKVQNNGAANNPENPPSSNAFEQAKNLVSTMSTSDLQSLRDHIQAEIDRRSRELSRQREEEEQRRQMQEEKYECKFDRKEEEWEEKHSECKRYGSATYEDSEASGDDMEYGVEEANTSDLDLDATTDKARMNEYHDRRLRSRFDFELANPKIYARTMRERESSIDSEETLEDESDEDQDGSDADDVESTPSSDNTSPASSESADEWF